In a single window of the Bacteroidota bacterium genome:
- a CDS encoding ankyrin repeat domain-containing protein produces MQSWANWLILIFICLCNNLLLSAGGDEKAIFKAIKNGDTITLKSLMKNDAVNQYFGKKKDKTLLHQAIVANQLTVVIFLVENEADIELATKGLTPLMDAANLNRLEIAHFLLNRGASVDATDAKDNTALFYSARYASLRMTRLLVQRGADVKHKNYHNLMALDNAVASNKDAIAEYLTTMIERKDTYRNSPDYSDGPHVLWEEDGPIRVYYFNRGSSENMTLLIDHYFGKKEDEVIPFRGFSYDTTASYQIYRTLFNQKSQFENVGKILAIGDRHGYYDSLVDFLRNNAVIDDKLDWTWGSGHLLFTGDLFDRGDKVTEILWLIYKLERQARAAGGDVHVLLGNHELMNITNDLQYNSPKYQFFSTYFDINYSQLYTSNTVLGQWLRSKNIAVKINDILFIHGGISPQLFDYKLSIDTINEYISNFLQGKILKDNDNLVNFLLFTYGPFWYRGYFTDGTNPPEITVDLLDQILNFYGVNYMVIGHTDVHKITPIFNNKIFPIDIPFEFKEFRQQGLLIEKQQFFKLYSDGKRILLF; encoded by the coding sequence ATGCAAAGTTGGGCGAATTGGCTGATCCTCATTTTTATATGTTTATGTAACAATTTATTATTGTCCGCAGGTGGAGATGAAAAAGCTATTTTCAAAGCAATTAAAAATGGGGATACGATCACATTAAAATCTTTAATGAAAAACGATGCTGTTAATCAGTATTTTGGTAAGAAAAAGGATAAAACTCTGCTACACCAGGCTATTGTGGCAAACCAGTTGACAGTAGTCATTTTTCTGGTTGAAAACGAAGCAGATATTGAATTGGCTACCAAAGGATTGACACCACTCATGGATGCAGCCAACCTGAACCGGCTTGAAATTGCCCATTTTCTTTTAAATCGGGGTGCAAGTGTAGATGCAACCGATGCAAAGGATAATACAGCTCTCTTCTATTCTGCCCGTTATGCATCACTCAGAATGACACGCCTTTTGGTTCAACGAGGTGCTGATGTCAAACATAAAAATTACCATAACCTGATGGCTTTGGATAATGCTGTCGCAAGCAATAAGGATGCTATTGCAGAGTATCTCACTACAATGATTGAACGTAAGGATACATACCGAAATAGTCCTGACTATTCCGATGGACCTCATGTTCTTTGGGAAGAGGATGGCCCTATCAGAGTCTATTATTTTAACAGGGGCAGTTCGGAAAACATGACATTGCTAATCGATCATTATTTTGGGAAAAAAGAAGATGAAGTCATTCCGTTCCGGGGATTTTCTTATGATACCACGGCTTCATATCAGATATACCGGACGTTATTTAACCAAAAGTCCCAATTCGAAAACGTAGGTAAAATCTTGGCTATTGGTGACAGGCATGGATATTATGATTCTCTTGTCGATTTCTTAAGGAATAATGCTGTCATTGATGACAAACTTGACTGGACGTGGGGAAGTGGGCATCTTCTTTTTACTGGAGATTTGTTCGATAGGGGTGACAAAGTCACTGAGATTCTTTGGCTGATCTATAAACTGGAAAGACAGGCCAGGGCTGCAGGAGGGGATGTTCATGTTCTTCTCGGCAATCATGAACTGATGAACATTACAAACGACCTGCAGTATAACTCACCAAAATACCAATTCTTCAGCACTTACTTTGATATCAACTATTCACAGCTTTATACTTCGAATACTGTTCTTGGCCAATGGTTAAGATCAAAAAACATAGCCGTTAAAATCAATGACATCCTTTTTATTCATGGAGGAATATCTCCACAATTATTTGATTATAAACTCTCTATTGACACGATCAATGAATATATATCAAATTTTTTACAGGGTAAAATTTTAAAAGATAACGATAATCTGGTCAATTTCTTGCTATTTACTTATGGCCCCTTCTGGTACAGGGGATATTTCACGGATGGAACTAATCCTCCGGAAATAACGGTTGACCTCTTAGATCAAATTTTGAATTTCTATGGAGTGAATTATATGGTCATTGGACACACCGATGTGCATAAGATCACACCTATCTTTAATAATAAAATTTTCCCGATCGATATACCTTTCGAGTTTAAAGAATTCAGACAACAAGGATTGCTCATTGAGAAACAGCAATTCTTTAAACTTTACTCTGACGGAAAAAGGATTCTTCTTTTCTGA
- a CDS encoding DUF362 domain-containing protein, with product MKQKNLSRRSFIKAGAMITAGTIISTSLKPWFLFGNSARPFPDISVAKGSDYYNATIKAIEGIGGISRFVNRNARIALLISPDWEKPGTYTSPDVALAVVRLCFDAGAREVICLKGPPDDYWSRSSRFKENADIIRLIKTGTRSGQVAIPKGIKLKNVEIVPEMTQCDVFINIPISKNHKGTHFTGNLKNMMGACPYSTNKFFHKGPGGYADIPHLSQCIADLNLVRSPHLCIVDTTEVIITNGPAGPGEIIKPQTVSAGTDPVAMDAFTAKLIGIDPNNILMIKMAQDHGIGSMNLSNLNIRQIEI from the coding sequence ATGAAGCAAAAAAATCTTTCCCGTCGTTCATTTATAAAAGCCGGTGCAATGATCACAGCTGGAACAATCATTAGCACTTCACTTAAACCATGGTTTTTATTTGGAAATTCTGCACGCCCTTTTCCTGATATTTCAGTAGCCAAAGGATCAGATTATTACAATGCAACCATTAAAGCCATTGAAGGAATAGGAGGTATCAGCAGATTTGTGAACAGGAATGCTCGCATAGCTCTGCTTATCAGCCCGGATTGGGAAAAACCTGGAACATATACCAGTCCAGATGTCGCCCTGGCTGTTGTCAGGCTATGTTTTGATGCAGGTGCCAGGGAGGTAATATGTTTAAAAGGACCCCCTGACGATTACTGGAGCAGAAGTAGCAGATTCAAGGAAAATGCTGACATCATTAGGCTCATAAAGACAGGGACCAGGTCAGGACAAGTTGCTATTCCTAAGGGAATTAAACTTAAAAATGTGGAAATTGTTCCTGAAATGACCCAGTGTGATGTGTTCATCAACATCCCAATTTCAAAGAATCATAAAGGCACTCACTTTACCGGTAACCTCAAAAATATGATGGGTGCCTGCCCTTATTCAACCAATAAGTTCTTCCATAAGGGTCCGGGCGGTTATGCCGACATCCCACATCTGTCACAATGCATTGCCGACCTGAACCTGGTCAGATCTCCTCATCTTTGCATAGTCGATACGACAGAAGTCATCATAACCAATGGTCCTGCCGGACCTGGAGAAATTATCAAACCTCAGACTGTATCAGCTGGCACTGATCCTGTTGCGATGGACGCTTTCACAGCAAAACTTATTGGAATCGATCCTAATAATATCCTGATGATAAAAATGGCCCAGGATCATGGTATCGGATCCATGAATCTATCTAATCTGAATATCCGGCAGATAGAGATATAA